A single window of Kitasatospora sp. HUAS MG31 DNA harbors:
- a CDS encoding TioE family transcriptional regulator, whose protein sequence is MRPSDLAREHGISTQAVRNYERDGCLPPAERTSSGYRVYTPVHAAALRTYLALVPAYGHAAAGQVMNALHDGELDRALTAVDRGHSQLLRDRETLDAVRSAVDHLTTESAGPPDRTPADPGVRTIGELAHRLRVTPATLRSWEAAGILVPARDPATGHRVFRATDVRDADLAHLLRRGGYRLDHIATVVHRIRTAGGTDTLAAALTDWQRKLTTQSLAMLHAATHLDRYLTLRGPTPAA, encoded by the coding sequence ATGCGACCGTCCGACCTCGCCCGCGAGCACGGCATCTCGACCCAGGCGGTCCGCAACTACGAGCGCGACGGCTGCCTCCCGCCCGCCGAGCGCACCTCCAGCGGCTACCGCGTCTACACCCCGGTGCACGCGGCGGCCCTCCGCACCTACCTCGCCCTCGTCCCGGCGTACGGCCACGCGGCCGCCGGCCAGGTGATGAACGCCCTGCACGACGGAGAACTCGACCGCGCGCTCACCGCCGTCGACCGCGGCCACAGCCAACTCCTCCGCGACCGCGAGACGTTGGACGCGGTACGCAGCGCGGTGGACCACCTGACGACGGAGTCCGCGGGCCCGCCGGACCGGACGCCGGCGGACCCCGGCGTCCGGACCATCGGGGAGCTGGCGCACCGGCTGCGGGTCACCCCGGCGACCCTGCGCAGCTGGGAGGCGGCCGGCATCCTCGTCCCCGCCCGCGACCCGGCGACCGGCCACCGGGTCTTCCGCGCGACCGACGTCCGGGACGCCGACCTGGCCCACCTGCTCCGGCGCGGCGGCTACCGCCTCGACCACATCGCCACCGTCGTCCACCGGATCCGCACCGCCGGCGGCACCGACACCCTCGCCGCCGCCCTCACCGACTGGCAACGGAAGCTCACCACCCAGAGCCTCGCCATGCTCCACGCCGCCACCCACCTCGACCGCTACCTCACCCTGCGCGGTCCCACCCCGGCCGCCTGA
- a CDS encoding erythromycin esterase family protein → MDQDIHAYVTESCTLLALGEPTHREPAFGRVRNRLFERLVEAGFRSIALETDRVAALAVDEYVREGTGTLDAALDEGFSHGFGELAPNRELISWMREFNRTRPPAYRLSFHGFDAPMETMSAPGPLRYLEHARDYLRLVREPGGQDGPKFLDLAGLAGDEERWSRTEAVLDPAASPGATAEAQRLRVVADDLLVLLHVRAAELIAATSHREWLRARTHLTAGLDLLRYHRQSARPLDQGARISGLSAVRDAFMVRNLLEIRELEARRGPTLVFGHNLHLHRTVSTMGMGDVELRWHGAGANLASLIGDQYAFVAGSLGRSETLGLRDPAPDSHEGELQRRTAGAWGLTPAAAVTGTRSRTDTARERGYIPLDRATLDGADAVLHITDGGAVDAG, encoded by the coding sequence ATGGATCAGGACATTCATGCGTACGTGACCGAGTCGTGCACCTTGCTGGCCCTCGGCGAGCCCACCCATCGCGAGCCCGCGTTCGGGCGGGTCCGCAACCGGCTGTTCGAGCGGCTGGTGGAGGCGGGTTTCCGGTCGATCGCCCTGGAGACCGACCGGGTGGCCGCGCTCGCGGTGGACGAGTACGTCCGGGAGGGCACCGGGACGCTCGACGCCGCGCTGGACGAGGGCTTCTCGCACGGCTTCGGCGAGCTCGCCCCCAACCGTGAGCTCATCTCCTGGATGCGGGAGTTCAACCGCACCCGGCCGCCGGCCTACCGGCTGTCGTTCCACGGCTTCGACGCGCCGATGGAGACCATGAGCGCCCCCGGCCCGCTCCGCTATCTCGAACACGCCCGTGACTACCTGCGGCTCGTCCGGGAGCCGGGCGGCCAGGACGGTCCGAAGTTCCTCGACCTCGCGGGCCTCGCCGGGGACGAGGAGCGCTGGAGCCGTACCGAGGCGGTCCTGGACCCGGCCGCCTCGCCCGGCGCCACCGCCGAGGCCCAGCGGCTGCGGGTGGTGGCCGACGACCTGCTCGTCCTGCTCCACGTCCGGGCCGCGGAACTGATCGCGGCCACCTCGCACCGGGAGTGGCTCCGGGCCAGGACCCACCTCACCGCCGGCCTCGATCTGCTCCGCTACCACCGGCAGTCGGCGCGGCCGCTCGACCAGGGCGCGCGGATCTCCGGCCTGTCCGCGGTCCGGGACGCGTTCATGGTCCGGAACCTCCTGGAGATCCGCGAACTGGAGGCCCGGCGCGGCCCGACCCTGGTCTTCGGGCACAACCTCCACCTGCACCGGACCGTCAGCACCATGGGCATGGGCGACGTCGAACTCCGCTGGCACGGCGCCGGCGCCAACCTCGCCTCGCTGATCGGCGACCAGTACGCCTTCGTCGCCGGAAGCCTGGGCCGCAGCGAGACCCTCGGGCTGCGGGACCCCGCGCCGGACAGCCACGAGGGCGAACTGCAGCGCCGTACCGCCGGCGCCTGGGGACTGACGCCCGCCGCCGCCGTCACGGGCACCCGCAGCCGTACCGACACCGCCCGGGAGCGGGGCTACATCCCGCTCGACCGGGCGACCCTGGACGGTGCCGACGCCGTCCTGCACATCACCGACGGCGGCGCGGTCGACGCGGGCTGA
- a CDS encoding VOC family protein — MTYTEGRTERIRPQQFHETAGLEDWRVLGEGACAYFRTGSFTVGARLVQAIGELPGVGDGRPDVDLRDEGVTVRLIAITDDYYGLTERHVELARRISAVASVLDIPADPSALQTVQVTVDALAGADVVPFWRALLGYRDRAGSSEDLIDPHRRGAPFYFQAMDAPRPQRNRVHVDVWVPYDQAEARIAAALAAGGRLVTDADAPSNWVLADPEGNEACVGVAGWTGPDPSLG, encoded by the coding sequence GTGACGTACACCGAGGGCAGGACCGAGCGCATCAGGCCGCAGCAGTTCCACGAGACCGCCGGCCTGGAGGACTGGCGGGTGCTCGGCGAGGGGGCGTGCGCGTACTTCCGCACCGGCTCGTTCACCGTCGGCGCCCGGCTCGTGCAGGCGATCGGCGAGTTGCCGGGGGTGGGGGACGGCCGCCCGGACGTCGACCTGCGGGACGAGGGCGTGACCGTCCGGCTGATCGCGATCACGGACGACTACTACGGGCTGACCGAGCGCCACGTCGAACTGGCCCGCCGGATCTCGGCGGTGGCAAGCGTGCTGGACATCCCCGCCGACCCGTCCGCCCTGCAGACCGTCCAGGTCACCGTCGACGCCCTCGCCGGTGCCGACGTGGTGCCCTTCTGGCGCGCCCTGCTCGGCTACCGGGACCGCGCGGGCAGCAGCGAGGACCTGATCGACCCGCACCGCCGCGGGGCCCCGTTCTACTTCCAGGCGATGGACGCACCGCGCCCGCAGCGCAACCGGGTCCACGTCGACGTCTGGGTGCCCTACGACCAGGCGGAGGCGCGGATCGCCGCGGCGCTCGCCGCCGGCGGCCGCCTGGTGACCGACGCCGACGCACCGTCGAACTGGGTGCTGGCCGATCCCGAGGGGAACGAGGCCTGCGTCGGCGTGGCCGGCTGGACCGGGCCCGACCCCAGCCTGGGGTGA
- a CDS encoding GNAT family N-acetyltransferase, with the protein MISDTPVPAVVPAGRMADAAQPVLALAGGLELRPWQLGDADALVAAGRDPAIRQWNLLSVPDREAARGRIERMHRRWTAETGAVWAIAPDGGTAVGLIGWNDIDLAGGGAEIVYWVLPPARGAGVVVEATRRISRWALDDLGLHRLRLCHAVANPASCRVAEKAGYTYEGTMRGALRHADGWHDQHLHALVQGDA; encoded by the coding sequence ATGATCTCCGACACCCCCGTACCGGCCGTCGTTCCCGCAGGCCGGATGGCCGACGCCGCCCAGCCGGTGCTCGCGCTGGCGGGCGGGCTGGAGCTGCGCCCGTGGCAACTCGGCGACGCCGACGCCCTGGTGGCCGCCGGCCGGGATCCGGCGATCCGTCAGTGGAACCTGCTGTCCGTCCCGGACCGCGAGGCGGCACGGGGACGGATCGAGCGGATGCACCGGCGCTGGACGGCCGAGACGGGCGCGGTGTGGGCCATCGCCCCGGACGGCGGCACGGCGGTGGGACTGATCGGCTGGAACGACATCGACCTGGCGGGCGGCGGCGCGGAGATCGTGTACTGGGTCCTGCCGCCGGCGCGCGGCGCGGGCGTGGTGGTGGAGGCCACCCGGCGGATCAGCCGCTGGGCCCTGGACGACCTCGGCCTGCACCGCCTGCGCCTGTGTCACGCCGTGGCCAACCCGGCGTCCTGCCGGGTCGCCGAGAAGGCCGGGTACACCTACGAGGGCACCATGCGCGGCGCCCTCCGCCACGCCGACGGCTGGCACGACCAGCACCTCCACGCCCTGGTCCAGGGCGACGCCTGA
- a CDS encoding LysR family transcriptional regulator, producing MLELRHLQVLRAIAREGSLAAAGRALHFSQPTITHHLATLEAHLRTRLVHRGARGAVLTEAGRALLPHAEAVLERILVAEREIRDLAEHGAATLRVGTFPTAGALLLPPAVRELHRQGVQISLTEGELPTLLAGLRNGELQVALVFSQPTEPVEPVELSEPEEPEQPEEPEQPAEAEEPVEPEAGEDRSLGEEFTVHPLLEDPLLLVLAADHPLARLDRVPLDGLREEGWIMGTTDWDPVDRVLSRACLRYGFQPVPVMRTDDYGVLQGFVAAGIGVALVPRLGIAQDRADLAVRPVDGLPLTRRIGVAALRTTRSPSVDALLAALTVQADRLRTAWATGGRGDGRPGCR from the coding sequence GTGCTCGAACTGCGCCACCTGCAGGTGCTGCGCGCCATCGCACGGGAGGGCTCGCTCGCCGCCGCCGGCCGCGCCCTGCACTTCAGCCAGCCGACCATCACCCACCACCTGGCCACCCTGGAGGCCCACCTGCGCACCCGGCTGGTCCACCGGGGCGCCCGCGGCGCCGTGCTCACCGAGGCCGGACGGGCCCTGCTGCCCCACGCCGAGGCCGTCCTGGAACGGATCCTGGTCGCCGAACGGGAGATCCGGGACCTCGCCGAGCACGGCGCCGCCACCCTCCGGGTCGGCACCTTCCCCACCGCCGGCGCCCTGCTGCTGCCGCCCGCCGTCCGGGAACTGCACCGGCAGGGCGTCCAGATCTCACTCACCGAGGGCGAGCTGCCCACCCTCCTCGCCGGCCTGCGCAACGGGGAGCTCCAGGTCGCGCTGGTCTTCTCCCAGCCGACGGAGCCGGTGGAGCCCGTGGAGCTTTCGGAGCCCGAGGAGCCCGAGCAGCCCGAGGAGCCCGAGCAGCCCGCGGAGGCCGAGGAGCCCGTGGAACCCGAGGCCGGGGAGGACCGCAGCCTGGGTGAGGAGTTCACCGTCCACCCGCTGCTGGAGGACCCGCTGCTGCTGGTCCTCGCCGCCGACCACCCGCTGGCCCGGCTCGACCGCGTCCCGCTGGACGGCCTCCGCGAGGAGGGCTGGATCATGGGCACCACCGACTGGGACCCGGTCGACCGGGTGCTCTCCCGGGCCTGCCTCCGGTACGGGTTCCAACCCGTCCCGGTCATGCGCACCGACGACTACGGCGTGCTCCAGGGGTTCGTCGCGGCGGGCATCGGCGTCGCCCTGGTGCCCCGGCTCGGCATCGCCCAGGACCGCGCCGACCTCGCCGTCCGCCCGGTCGACGGCCTCCCGCTCACCCGCCGCATCGGCGTCGCCGCGCTGCGCACCACCCGCTCGCCGAGCGTCGACGCGCTGCTCGCGGCGCTGACCGTGCAGGCGGACCGGCTGCGGACCGCCTGGGCGACGGGGGGACGGGGTGACGGCCGGCCGGGGTGCCGGTGA
- a CDS encoding aminotransferase class I/II-fold pyridoxal phosphate-dependent enzyme has protein sequence MNDRSILESPAQRRAPYAEAVAAAGRLDWLRLNVPGHAADADRFGALGGLLGPLPMELDLPPLLEGIDLGTGSPMEEALELAAEAWGARRTWFLTNGASQGNRIAVLAAAALGDTLVVQRSVHSSVIDGLVLSGLRGAFVYPSVDAAMGIAHGVTPAALATALAGQPDAAAAYVVTPSYFGAVADVRGLAAVAHAAGVPLIVDEAWGSHFGFHPDLPDSALAQGADLVVSSTHKLGGSLTQSAMLHLGRGPFGEVLEPLVQRIFHLTQSTSASALLLASLDVARQQLASGLERIGASVEAADRMRLAVRAGGRFGLVTDGFGRFPDIAGADPLRVAVDTRAGGISGHEARRLLMREHRLFVEVATDSAIVAVVGAGALPDPERFAAALHALPAPLDPMLGPDPLHLPEPGPVRMTPREAFLAPSRLVPAYAAVGRVSADTLSAYPPGIPNVLPGEEITAEHVEFFQRTVKAPTGHVRGAADPEVASLRVVELP, from the coding sequence GTGAACGACCGAAGCATCCTCGAATCCCCTGCTCAGCGCCGCGCCCCGTACGCCGAGGCGGTCGCCGCCGCCGGCCGGCTGGACTGGCTGCGGCTGAACGTCCCGGGCCATGCGGCGGACGCCGACCGGTTCGGTGCGCTGGGCGGCCTGCTGGGCCCGCTGCCGATGGAGCTGGACCTGCCGCCGCTGCTGGAGGGCATCGACCTGGGGACGGGCAGTCCGATGGAGGAGGCGCTGGAGCTGGCCGCCGAGGCCTGGGGCGCCCGCCGGACCTGGTTCCTCACCAACGGCGCCTCGCAGGGCAACCGGATCGCCGTGCTGGCCGCGGCCGCGCTCGGCGACACCCTGGTGGTGCAGCGCAGTGTGCACTCCAGCGTGATCGACGGCCTGGTGCTGTCGGGGCTGCGCGGCGCGTTCGTGTACCCGTCGGTGGACGCGGCGATGGGCATCGCGCACGGGGTGACGCCGGCCGCGCTGGCGACGGCGCTGGCCGGGCAGCCGGACGCGGCGGCGGCGTACGTGGTGACGCCGAGCTACTTCGGTGCGGTGGCGGACGTCCGGGGGCTGGCGGCGGTCGCCCACGCGGCCGGGGTGCCGCTGATCGTGGACGAGGCGTGGGGCTCGCACTTCGGGTTCCACCCGGACCTGCCGGACAGCGCCCTCGCGCAGGGAGCGGACCTGGTGGTCTCCAGCACCCACAAGCTGGGCGGCAGCCTGACCCAGTCGGCGATGCTGCACCTGGGCCGGGGGCCGTTCGGCGAGGTGCTGGAGCCGCTGGTGCAGCGGATCTTCCACCTGACCCAGTCGACCAGTGCCAGTGCCCTGCTGCTCGCCTCGCTGGACGTGGCCCGGCAGCAGCTGGCGAGCGGCCTGGAGCGGATCGGCGCCTCGGTGGAGGCTGCGGACCGGATGCGGCTGGCGGTCCGGGCGGGCGGGCGGTTCGGGCTGGTGACGGACGGGTTCGGACGGTTCCCGGACATCGCCGGGGCCGATCCGCTGCGGGTCGCGGTGGACACCCGGGCGGGCGGGATCTCCGGGCACGAGGCGCGGCGGCTGCTGATGCGGGAGCACCGGCTGTTCGTGGAGGTCGCCACCGACTCCGCGATCGTCGCGGTGGTCGGCGCGGGGGCCCTCCCGGATCCGGAGCGGTTCGCCGCGGCGCTGCACGCCCTGCCCGCGCCGCTGGACCCGATGCTGGGGCCGGATCCGCTGCACCTGCCGGAGCCCGGGCCGGTCCGGATGACGCCCCGGGAGGCGTTCCTGGCCCCGAGCCGGCTGGTGCCGGCGTACGCGGCCGTGGGCCGGGTCTCCGCGGACACCCTCTCGGCGTACCCGCCGGGCATCCCCAACGTGCTGCCGGGTGAGGAGATCACCGCCGAGCACGTGGAGTTCTTCCAGCGCACCGTCAAGGCACCGACCGGCCACGTCCGGGGTGCGGCCGACCCGGAGGTGGCCTCGCTGCGGGTGGTGGAGCTGCCGTAG
- a CDS encoding serine/threonine-protein kinase: MTERRGDAAGRLVADRFELVDRLGAGGMGTVWRARDLTLQREVALKEMRELGVDPRDPEHAARTRERVLREARALARVNHPNVVTVYEVVDGHPYPWLVMELVAGSSLQSVLAQGPLGPARTARIGLDVLAALRAAHASGILHRDVKPGNVLIRPDGTAVLTDFGIAALEGSQTLTGTGDLIGSPEYIAPERIRGGGIGPASDLWSLGMLLYTCVEGGNPVRRDSVWEILRAVCDEPVPPPPSAGPLGAVVAALLQQEPERRPDAAELARLLAPVAAGEDADPSAAPTVRSQPGPLAAPAPTVLDRAAAPSSPDVRSTTGSTRTVGGRRWLPAALAALVAAAVATAAFTIPGLPWNGADAGADSRKGRSSDAATSGSGDFGQGAWIAVLAAVPHDTSTADRERKLAEVQDQVPRAVLENGDDWASLEPGYWVIRAPETFTDGYEALEFCARYGTEECFGHYLSENTADRAYACLANPDPDPAACRRPQDSTTSTTPDPAESPAGSASPSQG, from the coding sequence ATGACTGAGCGACGCGGGGATGCTGCCGGCCGTCTGGTGGCCGACCGGTTCGAGCTGGTGGACCGGCTCGGTGCGGGCGGCATGGGAACGGTGTGGCGGGCCCGGGACCTGACCCTCCAGCGCGAGGTGGCGCTGAAGGAGATGCGCGAACTCGGCGTCGACCCGCGGGACCCGGAGCACGCCGCCCGCACCCGGGAGCGGGTGCTGCGCGAGGCCCGGGCCCTCGCCCGGGTCAACCACCCCAACGTGGTCACCGTGTACGAGGTCGTGGACGGCCACCCGTACCCGTGGCTGGTGATGGAGCTGGTCGCCGGCTCCTCCCTGCAGTCGGTGCTCGCGCAGGGCCCGCTCGGCCCGGCCCGGACCGCCCGGATCGGCCTCGACGTCCTGGCGGCGCTGCGGGCCGCCCACGCCTCGGGCATCCTGCACCGCGACGTGAAGCCGGGGAACGTGCTGATCCGCCCGGACGGCACCGCCGTGCTCACCGACTTCGGCATCGCCGCCCTGGAGGGCTCGCAGACCCTCACCGGCACCGGCGACCTGATCGGCTCGCCCGAGTACATCGCCCCCGAGCGGATCCGCGGCGGCGGGATCGGCCCGGCCTCCGACCTGTGGTCGCTGGGCATGCTGCTGTACACCTGCGTCGAGGGCGGGAACCCGGTGCGCCGGGACTCCGTCTGGGAGATCCTGCGGGCGGTCTGCGACGAGCCGGTCCCGCCGCCCCCGTCCGCGGGTCCGCTCGGCGCGGTGGTCGCGGCGCTGCTCCAGCAGGAGCCGGAGCGCCGCCCGGACGCCGCCGAACTCGCCCGGCTGCTCGCCCCGGTCGCGGCGGGCGAGGACGCCGACCCGTCGGCGGCACCCACGGTCCGCTCGCAGCCGGGCCCGCTCGCCGCACCGGCCCCGACGGTGCTCGACCGCGCCGCGGCGCCCTCCTCGCCCGACGTCCGCTCGACCACCGGTTCCACCCGTACGGTCGGCGGTCGCCGGTGGCTGCCCGCCGCCCTCGCCGCCCTCGTGGCCGCGGCCGTGGCCACCGCCGCGTTCACCATCCCCGGGCTGCCCTGGAACGGCGCCGACGCCGGCGCCGACTCGCGCAAGGGCAGGTCCTCGGACGCCGCGACCTCCGGCTCGGGCGACTTCGGACAGGGCGCCTGGATCGCCGTCCTGGCGGCCGTCCCGCACGACACCTCCACCGCGGACCGCGAGCGGAAGCTGGCGGAGGTCCAGGACCAGGTGCCGCGCGCCGTCCTGGAGAACGGCGACGACTGGGCCTCGCTGGAGCCCGGGTACTGGGTGATCCGCGCCCCCGAGACCTTCACGGACGGCTACGAGGCCCTGGAGTTCTGCGCCCGGTACGGCACGGAGGAGTGCTTCGGCCACTACCTCAGCGAGAACACCGCCGACCGCGCCTACGCCTGCCTGGCCAACCCCGACCCCGACCCGGCCGCCTGCCGCCGCCCCCAGGACTCCACCACCTCCACCACCCCCGACCCCGCGGAGAGCCCCGCCGGCTCCGCGAGCCCGAGCCAGGGCTAG
- a CDS encoding maleylpyruvate isomerase family mycothiol-dependent enzyme, producing the protein MLEFPEVLRLIEDRSAAFRAAIASAPDLDVQVPTCPDWTLRDLAQHLGDGRRRQAAIVAAGPGAEPPARTDPKGAPTAPRDREALDSWLAESTELMLDAMREAGPDRGCWTWWGRSQAPETSGAVARHQIQEIAVHTYDVQLTQGAAQPLPTDVAVEGVDEFLTTVSATTVPWPFKPATIDLHATEGRSWRLTLGADGVRCDDLAADAEPGDLAMRGAASELVLYFYARLPLDGLETTGDTEPMEQLADWDPNA; encoded by the coding sequence ATCTTGGAGTTCCCCGAGGTCCTGCGGCTGATCGAAGACCGCTCGGCCGCGTTCCGCGCCGCGATCGCGTCCGCCCCCGACCTCGACGTCCAGGTCCCGACCTGCCCGGACTGGACGCTGCGCGACCTGGCGCAGCACCTCGGCGACGGCCGTCGCCGCCAGGCCGCCATCGTCGCGGCGGGCCCGGGCGCTGAGCCCCCGGCGAGGACGGACCCGAAGGGCGCCCCGACCGCGCCCCGCGACCGCGAGGCCCTGGACTCCTGGCTCGCCGAGTCGACCGAGCTCATGCTCGACGCGATGCGCGAGGCCGGCCCGGACCGCGGCTGCTGGACCTGGTGGGGCCGCTCGCAGGCCCCGGAGACCAGCGGAGCCGTGGCCCGGCACCAGATCCAGGAGATCGCCGTCCACACCTACGACGTCCAGCTCACCCAGGGCGCCGCGCAGCCGCTGCCGACGGACGTCGCGGTCGAGGGCGTCGACGAGTTCCTGACGACCGTCTCGGCGACGACCGTCCCCTGGCCGTTCAAGCCGGCGACCATCGACCTGCACGCGACCGAGGGCCGCTCCTGGCGCCTGACCCTCGGCGCCGACGGCGTCCGCTGCGACGACCTCGCCGCCGACGCGGAGCCGGGCGACCTGGCGATGCGGGGCGCAGCGAGCGAACTGGTCCTCTACTTCTACGCGCGCCTCCCGCTCGACGGCCTGGAGACCACCGGCGACACCGAGCCGATGGAGCAGCTCGCGGACTGGGACCCGAACGCGTAG
- a CDS encoding HAD hydrolase-like protein: MPPTPLLVLWDVDHTLIDGAGISRQAYSAAFRRATGRELDQPWQFDGRTELAAATDVLRAHGLPTGDGQVEAFTALIVEELTARADELAGAGRVLPGAEEILTALGALPGVSQSVLTGNLYPLAVLKMTVFGLAHHVDFRIGAYGGDAFERTALPCYAFDRTERHLGHRHSGADTVIIGDTLRDVATAHAVGARAVAVATGTTPATALAAAGADAVLTDLTDTAAVLAAVTGR, encoded by the coding sequence ATGCCGCCGACGCCACTGCTGGTGCTCTGGGACGTCGACCACACCCTGATCGACGGCGCCGGGATCTCCCGACAGGCGTACTCCGCGGCGTTCCGCCGGGCCACCGGCCGGGAGCTCGACCAGCCCTGGCAGTTCGACGGCCGCACCGAGCTGGCCGCCGCCACCGACGTGCTGCGCGCCCACGGCCTGCCCACCGGCGACGGGCAGGTGGAGGCCTTCACGGCACTGATCGTGGAGGAGCTGACCGCCCGCGCCGACGAACTCGCCGGGGCCGGCCGCGTCCTGCCCGGCGCCGAGGAGATCCTCACCGCGCTCGGCGCGCTGCCCGGGGTCAGCCAGTCCGTCCTCACCGGCAACCTCTACCCGCTCGCGGTCCTCAAGATGACCGTCTTCGGGCTCGCCCACCACGTCGACTTCCGGATCGGCGCGTACGGCGGCGACGCCTTCGAACGCACCGCCCTCCCCTGCTACGCCTTCGACCGCACCGAGCGGCACCTCGGCCACCGGCACAGCGGCGCCGACACCGTGATCATCGGCGACACGCTGCGGGACGTGGCCACCGCCCACGCGGTCGGCGCCCGGGCCGTGGCCGTCGCCACCGGCACCACCCCGGCCACCGCCCTCGCCGCCGCCGGGGCCGACGCGGTGCTCACCGACCTCACCGACACGGCCGCCGTCCTCGCCGCCGTCACCGGCCGTTAG
- the glmS gene encoding glutamine--fructose-6-phosphate transaminase (isomerizing), which translates to MCGIVAYIGPKDATAFLLEGLQRLEYRGYDSAGVAVAKGGALKVCKVKGRVADLAAAVPARFKGSVGIGHTRWATHGVPSDANAHPHVDNAGRIAVVHNGIIENADELRARLQAEGAHFTSETDTETLSHLIAAHTAEGTDLEDAVRAALAHVVGTYGIAVLDAEQPDRVVVARNGSPIVLGIGEKEMFVGSDVAALVRYTRQVVHLEDGELAVVRADGFRTFTEDARTVTRQPSTVDWEVGSYDTAGYQHYLLKEIHEQPAAVERTLSGRLDERFATAHLGGLNLDARELREIRRVKILGCGSAYYAGEMGAQLIEELARIPAHSEPASEFRYRNPVIEHDTLYVAVSQSGETYDTLAAVQEIKRKGGRVLGVVNTVGSAIARECDGGIYLHAGPEISVASTKAFTSTVIAFALLALHFGRIHDLSPADGRRIVSALKALPGQIREVLEQEEQIGKLAAEYADHAGMMFIGRVRGYPVAREGAQKLKEISYVHAEAYPASELKHGPLALISPELPTVALVPDDELLDKNLTTLGEIKARSGRVLAIAHRTPEAKLIDHCVLVPKSEPELDPLLLNIPLQLLAYHAAVALGRDVDKPRNLAKSVTVE; encoded by the coding sequence ATGTGCGGAATCGTCGCCTACATCGGCCCGAAGGACGCCACCGCCTTCCTGCTGGAGGGCCTGCAGCGGCTGGAGTACCGCGGCTACGACTCCGCCGGTGTCGCCGTCGCCAAGGGCGGCGCCCTCAAGGTGTGCAAGGTGAAGGGCCGGGTCGCCGACCTCGCCGCCGCCGTCCCGGCCCGGTTCAAGGGCTCGGTCGGCATCGGCCACACCCGCTGGGCCACCCACGGCGTGCCCAGCGACGCCAACGCCCACCCGCACGTGGACAACGCCGGACGGATCGCGGTGGTCCACAACGGCATCATCGAGAACGCCGACGAGCTGCGGGCCCGGCTGCAGGCCGAGGGCGCGCACTTCACCTCGGAGACCGACACCGAGACCCTCTCCCACCTGATCGCCGCGCACACGGCCGAGGGCACCGACCTGGAGGACGCCGTCCGCGCCGCCCTCGCCCACGTGGTCGGCACCTACGGCATCGCCGTCCTCGACGCCGAGCAGCCCGACCGCGTGGTGGTCGCCCGCAACGGCAGCCCGATCGTGCTGGGCATCGGCGAGAAGGAGATGTTCGTCGGCTCCGACGTGGCCGCCCTGGTCCGCTACACCCGCCAGGTCGTCCACCTGGAGGACGGCGAGCTCGCGGTGGTCCGCGCCGACGGCTTCCGCACCTTCACGGAGGACGCGCGCACCGTGACCCGCCAGCCGTCGACCGTCGACTGGGAGGTCGGCTCGTACGACACCGCCGGGTACCAGCACTACCTGCTCAAGGAGATCCACGAGCAGCCCGCCGCCGTCGAACGCACCCTCTCCGGCCGGCTCGACGAGCGGTTCGCCACCGCCCACCTCGGCGGCCTCAACCTGGACGCCCGGGAGCTGCGCGAGATCCGCCGGGTGAAGATCCTCGGCTGCGGCTCGGCGTACTACGCCGGCGAGATGGGCGCCCAGCTGATCGAGGAGCTGGCCCGGATCCCCGCCCACAGCGAGCCGGCCTCCGAGTTCCGCTACCGCAACCCGGTGATCGAGCACGACACCCTGTACGTCGCGGTCAGCCAGTCCGGCGAGACCTACGACACCCTGGCCGCCGTCCAGGAGATCAAGCGCAAGGGCGGGCGCGTCCTCGGCGTGGTCAACACCGTCGGCAGCGCGATCGCCCGCGAGTGCGACGGCGGCATCTACCTGCACGCCGGCCCGGAGATCTCGGTCGCCTCCACCAAGGCGTTCACCTCCACGGTGATCGCGTTCGCGCTGCTCGCCCTGCACTTCGGCCGGATCCACGACCTCTCGCCCGCCGACGGCCGCCGGATCGTCTCCGCGCTCAAGGCCCTGCCCGGCCAGATCCGGGAGGTCCTGGAGCAGGAGGAGCAGATCGGCAAGCTGGCCGCCGAGTACGCCGACCACGCCGGGATGATGTTCATCGGCCGGGTCCGCGGCTACCCGGTCGCCCGCGAGGGCGCCCAGAAGCTCAAGGAGATCTCCTACGTCCACGCCGAGGCGTACCCGGCGAGCGAGCTCAAGCACGGCCCGCTCGCGCTGATCAGCCCCGAGCTGCCCACCGTCGCCCTCGTCCCGGACGACGAGCTGCTCGACAAGAACCTCACCACCCTCGGCGAGATCAAGGCCCGCTCCGGCCGGGTGCTGGCGATCGCCCACCGGACGCCGGAGGCCAAGCTGATCGACCACTGCGTCCTGGTGCCCAAGAGCGAGCCCGAGCTGGACCCGCTGCTGCTCAACATCCCGCTGCAACTGCTCGCGTACCACGCCGCCGTGGCGCTCGGCCGGGACGTGGACAAGCCGCGCAACCTGGCCAAGAGCGTGACCGTCGAGTAG